One window of Leptospira yasudae genomic DNA carries:
- a CDS encoding bifunctional riboflavin kinase/FAD synthetase: protein MITIQTLDQAGKTIHSPCVVTLGNFDGIHLGHQALLDRVLQVSKQTGLSSCVVTYDPNPAIVLGKNPEMKSLMTLADKEEWIRRQGIDYLVVLPFNKELAEMSAETFLEDILLKQLKAKNIIIGFNHCFGKGRRGNYELLKEYSDKLKYSVEKVDPVFLEEIKLSSSYVRTLVSEGNVKEAARCLNRSYSVSGTVVGGHKRGRQIGFPTANVQFNPDILIPGIGVYAGFTTVEGTAYPSMINIGRNPTFGENAVTLESNIFDFQKEIYDQTVRVTFTERIRDEVKFSGVESLIAQLKQDEISARKILESEKTNFKV, encoded by the coding sequence TTGATCACAATCCAGACACTCGACCAAGCCGGAAAGACGATTCATTCTCCCTGTGTAGTGACCTTGGGCAATTTCGACGGGATTCATCTCGGTCATCAGGCCCTTTTGGACCGGGTTTTACAAGTTTCCAAACAAACCGGTCTTTCTTCCTGCGTCGTCACCTACGACCCGAATCCCGCCATCGTCCTCGGAAAAAATCCCGAAATGAAAAGTCTGATGACCCTCGCCGATAAGGAAGAATGGATTCGCAGACAAGGAATCGATTATCTGGTCGTTCTTCCGTTTAACAAAGAATTGGCGGAAATGAGCGCCGAAACCTTTTTGGAGGACATTCTTCTAAAACAATTAAAAGCGAAGAATATCATCATCGGCTTCAATCATTGTTTCGGAAAAGGTAGAAGAGGCAACTACGAACTCCTTAAAGAATATTCTGATAAACTAAAATACTCCGTCGAAAAAGTGGACCCCGTCTTTCTCGAAGAAATCAAACTCTCCAGTTCTTATGTGAGAACCCTCGTTTCCGAAGGAAACGTAAAGGAAGCCGCGCGCTGCCTAAATCGATCCTATTCCGTTTCCGGCACGGTCGTGGGCGGACACAAGCGGGGAAGACAAATCGGATTTCCGACGGCAAACGTGCAATTCAATCCTGACATTCTAATCCCCGGAATCGGAGTCTACGCCGGCTTTACGACCGTGGAAGGAACCGCATATCCTTCTATGATCAATATCGGACGCAATCCGACGTTCGGCGAAAACGCGGTCACGCTCGAATCGAACATCTTCGACTTTCAAAAAGAAATCTACGATCAAACCGTGCGCGTTACGTTTACGGAAAGAATTCGGGACGAAGTCAAATTCTCCGGGGTGGAATCTTTGATCGCTCAGCTCAAACAAGACGAAATCTCCGCGAGAAAGATTCTCGAATCCGAAAAAACGAATTTCAAAGTCTGA